Proteins from one methanogenic archaeon mixed culture ISO4-G1 genomic window:
- a CDS encoding preprotein translocase subunit SecG: MAKKNDSGFQSSAGLMRYFDVENEKGLKLSPYAIIGIAIAVIVIVEVCSVFFSI, encoded by the coding sequence ATGGCAAAAAAGAACGACAGCGGATTCCAGTCATCTGCAGGTCTGATGAGATACTTCGACGTCGAGAACGAGAAGGGTCTCAAGCTCAGCCCCTACGCTATCATCGGAATCGCTATCGCGGTCATCGTCATCGTCGAGGTCTGCTCGGTATTCTTCTCCATCTGA
- a CDS encoding transporter monovalent cation:proton antiporter-2 family gives MELLLQVLLTMTVIYIMARIGSTVFGRVGLPGLIGEILVGIVIANITIGDSSFMKDILGIWFTTETRSETYTVIYTLAELGVIFLLFSVGLETKVKDLLGSGKAAFLTALLGVILPFVAGLSLIMAVGGHDMNSAMFMGAAMVATSVGITARIIKDMRLMEVKESRIIIAAAVIDDVLGMIVLAIVQGMSSSGGNLDIADLALIIIKAVAFVLLAIAAAKYVVPGIYDFFDDRNARTRAAGKVPYTYNKLILAIIVCLGMAFLAEYIGLAAIIGAFLAGMMFADYAWEWELETKVEAITSFMITFFFVNVGLMVDLSALTEVSVIILTVIVVLLAMATKYIGCGLGARLGDKTIDRSSFNIIGVGMMPRGEVGIIIASIGLNAGVMSGDLYSVVVMMSVATTIIAPPILSILFKKKYQDTYRIVAEDEI, from the coding sequence ATGGAACTTCTCCTGCAGGTACTGCTGACCATGACCGTCATCTACATCATGGCCCGTATCGGATCCACCGTCTTCGGAAGGGTTGGACTCCCCGGGCTCATAGGTGAGATCCTTGTGGGTATCGTCATCGCCAACATTACCATCGGGGATTCGTCCTTCATGAAGGACATCTTGGGTATCTGGTTCACGACGGAGACCAGGAGCGAGACCTACACCGTCATCTACACCCTGGCGGAGCTGGGGGTCATCTTCCTGCTGTTCTCGGTCGGACTGGAGACCAAGGTCAAGGATCTCCTGGGATCCGGTAAGGCCGCGTTCCTCACGGCGCTCCTGGGAGTCATCCTCCCGTTCGTGGCCGGACTCTCCCTCATCATGGCGGTCGGAGGCCATGACATGAACAGCGCCATGTTCATGGGCGCGGCGATGGTGGCCACATCAGTCGGTATCACCGCCCGTATCATCAAGGACATGAGGCTCATGGAGGTCAAGGAATCCCGTATCATCATCGCTGCAGCCGTCATAGACGACGTACTCGGCATGATCGTCCTGGCCATAGTGCAGGGGATGAGCAGCTCCGGAGGCAATCTGGACATCGCCGACCTCGCCCTCATCATAATCAAGGCGGTGGCGTTCGTCCTGCTCGCGATCGCGGCGGCGAAATACGTCGTGCCGGGGATCTACGACTTCTTCGACGACAGGAACGCGAGGACCAGGGCCGCAGGCAAGGTCCCGTACACCTACAACAAGCTGATCCTGGCCATCATCGTATGTCTCGGGATGGCCTTCCTGGCCGAGTACATCGGGCTGGCCGCGATCATCGGTGCGTTCCTCGCCGGGATGATGTTCGCCGATTACGCATGGGAATGGGAGCTGGAGACCAAGGTCGAGGCCATCACGTCGTTCATGATAACGTTCTTCTTCGTGAACGTCGGACTGATGGTGGACCTCTCCGCACTCACCGAGGTCTCGGTGATCATACTGACAGTGATAGTCGTCCTCCTGGCGATGGCCACCAAGTACATCGGATGCGGACTCGGGGCAAGGCTCGGGGACAAGACCATAGACAGGTCGTCGTTCAACATCATCGGTGTGGGAATGATGCCCAGGGGAGAGGTCGGTATCATCATCGCCTCGATCGGTCTCAACGCCGGCGTCATGAGCGGGGACCTGTACTCCGTAGTGGTCATGATGTCCGTGGCAACCACCATAATCGCGCCGCCCATCCTGTCCATACTGTTCAAGAAGAAGTATCAGGACACCTACAGGATCGTGGCAGAGGACGAGATCTGA
- a CDS encoding archaeal ATPase, which yields MTELIGRQLELEEMERRYSKPGIKTLAIWGRRRVGKTFLVQEFCRGKPHIVLTAVENSYADSIRSFDESLDRFLNIRRDHDSGDFNNILERLKGLQSESGRLVIVIDEYTYLCEQDPSSNSYLQMFIDHELQQMDAFLIICGSAIKMMEKILTDGKGALYKRFIGPMKIEPLSYRTCRPFHPGMSESDMMRLYSIIGGIPLYHLMMSEDTLEECVKNNFLGPYAPLREEANYIVSRELEPASTNLAILRAISDGHVSGKEIAECTGQSKENCYLNLKNMETIGVVTPLNPICGANKKEKIFRITDNLIRFSNEVLMPNSSAVADQDKDSAYEIILPQLQTFYGQGFEEICRQYIRENHRCKVIGTWWGKTDDGITDIDVIALCDDGQGEFHLVCECKFRNKETGIREMRELEKAAGSLKNCLNKRYCIFSRSGFTEELREYAESSRTELLTPDDMY from the coding sequence ATGACGGAACTCATCGGCAGGCAGCTTGAATTGGAGGAGATGGAGCGCAGATACTCCAAACCTGGGATCAAGACCCTGGCCATCTGGGGAAGACGCCGTGTTGGCAAGACGTTCCTCGTCCAAGAGTTCTGCAGAGGGAAACCGCATATCGTACTCACCGCTGTGGAGAACTCATATGCGGATTCGATCAGGTCTTTCGACGAATCTCTGGACAGATTTCTGAATATCAGAAGGGATCATGACTCCGGAGATTTCAACAACATCCTCGAGCGTCTGAAAGGGTTGCAGTCTGAGAGCGGTCGTCTCGTTATCGTGATAGACGAGTACACGTACCTGTGTGAACAGGATCCTAGCTCAAATTCCTACCTGCAGATGTTCATAGATCACGAGCTCCAGCAGATGGATGCGTTCCTCATCATTTGCGGTTCCGCGATAAAGATGATGGAGAAGATCCTGACTGACGGAAAGGGTGCACTCTACAAGCGTTTCATAGGTCCGATGAAGATTGAACCGCTCTCATACAGAACCTGCAGACCATTCCATCCCGGCATGTCGGAATCCGACATGATGAGATTATATTCGATTATCGGGGGCATCCCCCTCTACCACCTGATGATGAGCGAGGATACACTGGAGGAATGCGTGAAGAACAACTTCCTCGGCCCTTATGCACCCCTGAGGGAGGAAGCCAACTACATAGTCTCCAGGGAACTGGAGCCCGCCTCCACCAACCTGGCCATCCTGCGGGCGATCTCCGACGGCCATGTTTCCGGAAAGGAGATTGCGGAATGCACGGGGCAATCCAAGGAGAACTGCTACCTGAATCTCAAAAACATGGAAACTATCGGGGTCGTGACCCCGCTGAACCCCATATGTGGCGCAAACAAAAAGGAAAAGATCTTCAGAATCACGGACAACCTCATCAGGTTCAGCAACGAAGTGCTCATGCCCAATTCATCCGCCGTTGCCGATCAGGACAAGGATTCCGCATATGAGATCATACTGCCCCAATTACAGACCTTCTACGGACAGGGTTTCGAAGAAATCTGCAGACAGTACATCCGCGAGAATCATAGGTGCAAGGTGATCGGCACATGGTGGGGAAAGACCGATGACGGAATCACGGATATTGATGTCATAGCATTATGCGATGACGGGCAAGGTGAGTTCCATCTGGTCTGCGAATGCAAGTTCCGCAACAAGGAGACAGGCATCAGAGAGATGAGGGAACTGGAAAAAGCCGCCGGATCCCTCAAGAACTGCTTGAACAAAAGATACTGCATCTTCTCCCGCTCAGGATTCACCGAAGAACTTAGGGAATACGCGGAATCGTCAAGAACCGAACTACTGACACCGGACGATATGTACTGA